One stretch of Rhinolophus ferrumequinum isolate MPI-CBG mRhiFer1 chromosome 3, mRhiFer1_v1.p, whole genome shotgun sequence DNA includes these proteins:
- the TMEM151B gene encoding transmembrane protein 151B — translation MSPPGSAAGESAGGGGGGGGPGVPEEPTAAADEGPAREEQRPIQPSFTKSLCRESHWKCLLLSLLMYGCLGAVAWCHVTTVTRLTFSSAYQGNSLMYHDSPCSNGYVYIPLAFLLMLYAVYLVECWHCQARHELQHRVDVTSVRERVGRMQQATPCIWWKAISYHYVRRTRQVTRYRNGDAYTTTQVYHERVNTHVAEAEFDYARCGVRDVSKALVGLEGAPATRLRFTKCFSFASVEAENAYLCQRARFFAENEGLDDYMEAREGMHLKNVDFREFMVAFPDPARPPWYACSSAFWAAALLTLSWPLRVLAEYRTAYAHYHVEKLFGLEGPGSASSAGGLSPSDELLPPLTHRLPRVNTVDSTELEWHIRSNQQLVPSYSEAVLMDLAGLGARGAGGSAGGYTPTCRYGGVGGPGAAGVAPYRRSCEHCQRAVSSSSIFSRSALSICASPRAGPGPAGGPGCGGSRFSLGRLYGSRRSCLWRSRSGSVNEASCPTEQTRLSSQASMGDDEDEDEEEGGPPPPYHDALYFPVLIVHRQEGCLGHSHRPLHRHGSCVETSL, via the exons ATGTCCCCCCCTGGCTCGGCCGCGGGAGAGAgcgccggcggcggcggcggcggtggcggcccCGGGGTCCCGGAGGAGCCCACAGCGGCGGCGGACGAGGGCCCCGCCCGAGAGGAG CAGCGTCCCATCCAGCCCTCTTTCACCAAGTCCCTCTGCCGTGAGTCCCACTGGAAGTGCCTGCTGCTCTCCCTGCTCATGTACGGCTGCCTGGGGGCCGTGGCCTGGTGCCATGTCACCACAGTGACCCGCCTCACCTTCAGCAGCGCCTACCAGGGCAACAGCCTCATGTACCACGACAGCCCCTGCTCCAACGGCTATGTCTACATCCCCCTGGCCTTCCTGCTCATGCTGTATGCTGTCTACCTGGTGGAGTGTTGGCACTGCCAAGCCCGCCACGAGCTGCAGCACCGTGTTGACGTGACCAGTGTTCGGGAGCGCGTGGGCCGGATGCAGCAGGCCACGCCCTGCATCTGGTGGAAGGCTATCAGCTACCACTATGTCCGCCGCACACGCCAGGTCACCCGATACCGCAATGGAGACGCCTACACCACCACCCAG GTCTACCACGAGCGTGTTAATACGCACGTGGCGGAGGCCGAATTCGACTACGCGCGTTGCGGCGTCCGCGACGTGTCCAAGGCGCTCGTGGGGCTGGAGGGCGCGCCAGCCACGCGGCTGCGCTTCACCAAGTGCTTCAGCTTTGCCAGTGTGGAGGCCGAGAACGCGTACCTGTGCCAGCGCGCGCGCTTCTTCGCCGAGAACGAGGGCCTGGACGACTACATGGAGGCACGCGAGGGCATGCACCTCAAGAACGTGGACTTCCGCGAGTTCATGGTGGCCTTCCCGGACCCGGCCAGGCCTCCGTGGTACGCCTGCTCCTCGGCCTTCTGGGCCGCGGCGCTGCTGACGCTGTCGTGGCCGCTGCGCGTGCTGGCCGAGTACCGCACGGCCTACGCGCACTACCACGTGGAGAAGCTCTTCGGTCTAGAGGGCCCGGGCTCCGCCAGCAGCGCGGGCGGCCTGAGCCCCAGCGATGAGCTGCTGCCCCCGCTCACCCACCGCCTGCCGCGGGTCAACACGGTGGACAGCACGGAGCTCGAGTGGCACATCCGCTCCAACCAGCAGCTGGTGCCCAGCTACTCGGAGGCGGTGCTCATGGATTTGGCTGGGCTGGGGGCGCGCGGCGCGGGGGGCTCGGCGGGCGGCTACACCCCCACGTGCCGCTACGGCGGGGTGGGCGGCCCCGGCGCGGCCGGCGTGGCCCCGTACCGGCGCAGCTGCGAGCACTGTCAGCGGGCGGTCAGCAGCTCGTCCATCTTCTCACGCAGCGCCCTGAGTATCTGCGCCAGCCCGCGGGCCGGCCCGGGGCCCGCCGGAGGGCCGGGCTGCGGGGGCAGCCGCTTCTCGCTCGGTCGCCTCTACGGCTCGCGGCGCAGCTGCCTGTGGCGCAGCCGGAGCGGGAGCGTCAATGAGGCGAGCTGTCCCACGGAGCAGACGCGGCTGTCGAGCCAGGCCAGCATGGGGGACGACGAGGACGAAGACGAGGAGGAAGGCGGGCCGCCGCCGCCCTACCACGATGCCCTCTACTTCCCAGTCCTCATCGTGCATCGGCAGGAGGGGTGTCTGGGCCACAGCCACCGGCCGCTGCACCGCCACGGCTCCTGCGTGGAGACCTCACTGTGA